The genomic interval TCTCCTCCGCGGGCCTCGCGGCGATGTGAAGGTACCTCCCGGTTGATGGCCTCCCTTTTTTTGGAAGATTTGCTCTGTCCTGGCCTGCCTTAAAACATGCACGGAGAGGGAGGCGAGACGACAGGCTCCCGAGCAACTACAAATCTTTGGGGAAGATGGTGTTTCCCCTCCTTAAAAATCTTGTGGATGATCAGAGTTGCTTTTCATTAGCCGGGGTGATGTGCTAACCCCCTCTTCGTGGTGCGGGGGCAGGCCGGGCTGTCTCCTGCCATGCCACATGCCCAAGCAGCCACGGAAAGCCGGGCACAAATTAACAGCTGATCCCAGCACGTTCAATCACTCGCAGAGAGCTGCCTAGCTTCTTCCAGGCAAACTCCAGGGCgtttcttttctctgctctgtCCCCAAGCTTGAGACAATGCTGAATCTGTGTCCCCGCAGGTCTGAGTGGGCTCGGGGATGGCTGTAGTGTGTGTGTAGGCCTGGCGCAGGACAAGCATCTCCATTGAGGCAGCCCGTGCCAGGGCAGAGAGAGCAGGCGGAGCTGCTGACACCAGCACCCGCGAGGGGAAGGGGTGATCAGTGCCGTCCAGGTGCCGCACCGGCTGCGGGACCCTGTGCTTTCCAAGCCTGGCAGCATGAGCCAGCTGGGATGGGGTGCTCGGACCTACAGAGGTTCAGTCCCCACTCCTTGTCCTTGAAATGTCATGATTCAGCCAGCTTTGGGGCCCTAGAGCCCCTGCCAGTGAAAACATCTGATTTTCCCCTGTTAGGAAGTTACTCCGTCTCCGGCACGATGGGAGGGACGTGGTTTTCCTGTCGTGCGTTGCCACCAGCTCTTGTTTCAGCACTTGTCACTCGTCCACCTTTGCAATAAAGCAGCCTTGATCCTTCACACTGAGCCGCTGAGTTTGTCGTCTGTGCTCGACACTTCACTGAGGCGAAGTCGGCCGGGAAGGAATGTTTTTCTCTCAGATCCAGGGAGTCGCCACTTCCCAGCCAGGCGATGGAAAAACAAACTGCAGCGCTTAGAGGCAGGTGTAGTGCCTGACCTTTGGAGCTGGCGGGTGAAATGCTGCCAGCCTGGCAGAAAGGAATTTCCTACCTGGACTGCGGTTGTTTCTGCTGGTACAAATGCCTGTGCGAGGTCCAGGAGGTTTTTGCTCAAATTGGCCAATTTTTAACATTTGCCAGTGGGAGCAAAGCTTTGCAAAGAGGATACTCCCTGTCAGGAGCTCTGTCCCGCTTTCCTGTCCCAGCGAGGGTCTCGGCTCTGTTTCAGGAAGGATCTTCCTTCCCATTCACATCATCAGCCGGCAAAATATCGGCTTTATGGGGAACTTCTGTTCTCCTCATTGGGCTTTTGATGGAGACCTGAAGTGGCAGGAGGGGAGCCGGTCCAATAACGTTCTCCGAGATCCCTCGCGCCGGCCAGGCTTGTTTCCACGCAATTGCTTTTACTTCCGCCACTGATCGAGCCCCGTCCCTCCCACTCGCtcagctcctctgcctgcctgctggaCCTAACAAATCTGCCACTCCTTTAATTAGCAGAAGGCATCGCAGCCCTGAGGGGACATGGAGCCTCGGAGATGAGAAATCACAAAGGAGGAAAACCCGTCTGCTGTCAGCGTGGCAGAGGGAGAAGACTTACTGCCGAATCCCGTTCGGTGTAGCCGCATGCCCCAGCAGGAGAGAGCTTCTCCTGGGTGAAAACAAACGCATTTTAGCTTTAAACCAATTACTTCCTGCAGTTGCTGAAACGGCTTTTATTTGGAACCCACTTCTGGTCGCTAATGAGCTATTCTGTGGTGCGTGCCAGCTGCTAATGAAGTTAGACTTCGCTGCGGCTCTCAGCTGCACTTCACAGACTTTATTTCCCTTTTGCGAGCAGTGGTGGGGTGCTGGCAGCACTGCCCCACGGCTGGGGCAGACCCACCACTGCCGCTTTCCCAGCGACGGGAAACGAGGCCAGACCTGCCTCTCTTCCCCCCACAAGACACCGGTTGAGGAATGGATGAAACCAGCCTGCAGCGGTGGGATTTCTGCTGTTCAACGCAGGGAGAGGCTGGGTGAGCCGTGAGTGGCTCCGGGCCTGCAGCTGGTCCCACGTTTCCAGCACGAGGCACTATTAAATGAGACGAGCCAAGATACAACCCCGAGAGGGCACCGTGTCCAACACCGAAGCACCGTGCAGACTCACGCAGCCTGGACCTGCCTGGGGCTCTGCCCTGACCTACTGCAACCAAAcatgttttttttggtttttgggtttttttttaagttttatttttccaatcACCATGAAAACACAACTGCGGGCTGTGGGGTGCTGTCCCAGTGTCAGCCTCGCTTAGGAGGAGAGCAAAGCCAGCTCAGAGCCCTGCGCAAGATGGCTGCCCAGCTCTCATGCCTGTGGCTGTTCCTCTGGGACCGGCTTTCCCCCATCCCGCACAAGGTGATGCCCTCAGCCCGGGGGATCTGCTCCCCCGGGGCTCGGCCTCCGCAGAGCCCCCCCGGCTGGGAGCGGAGACCTGCAGCGGGGTGGCTTGCCGAGGGCTGGCCCCCTTCGGAGCAGGGTGGATCGAGGCTGGGATTTTGGGTGAGCCGGCATCCCCGCGTCGGAGGTCTGTCACAGCAGGCTGGTGGGAGCGTGGGGTTTGTCCCCCATCCTGGACCTGCTGGGAGCAAGGCTGGCGTGCAGGTGGGGGCTCCGGAGATGTGTCTGCCTTCAGCTGGACCTCCATGCAGCCGGGCTCACGGGAGAGTGGCACCGTGGCCGTGACTCCTGCTCCGGGGCCAGGCGGCTCCTCCAGCAGTGCCCCGGGAGAGGCCCCAGCAGGCTGGATGCCCTTGCTGGATGCCCGACTGCTCCTTCGGGAAGGCTCCTTGGCCGTTTGTGCGTCCGACGGAGGCTCTTGGGGCTGTGTGAGGGAGATGTGTGCTATGCTCGTGGTGCAAAGATGGGGACGGAGGGCAGCGGGAGAAGTGGGGGGGCGAATGAACCGGACAGAAACGCTGGGGCAGGTGGGTCTGGGCCAGCCCTCGCTGCCGTGGAGGGGCtcgctgcagggctgggctctgtgCTGGGCTCACCGCAGCActtggggcaggggctgctctgcctggggacgAGGCACCGTTGCAGCAGTCCccagggagaagcagagaggggtgctgggggctctgGGAACCTTTCCACATCAGGGCAGCCCCTGTTCTTGGATGCTTTTCTCGGGGAGGAGAACGGCAGCTTGTGAGCTCCTCCTGCCGGCACAGCAGCGGCCACGGTGGCCCGGGCACCCAGCCAGCAGCGGGGAGACGAGCCCGGATTTGGGAGTGAAGCCGAGGGAGCCTCATCCCGAGAGCAGGGGGGGAGATAGTGGCCCAAGCACTGGGTGCTGCCAGGCCGAGTGCACCCGGTCGGATCTACCAGCAGGTGCAAACTGGGGATGTGTGAGGAACGAGTCTGAAACATCCcgtgggagagagggaagggccACAGGGAGCAGCAACTTCCCCCGTGCGGCTccatctctgctgccttctcccctctcctgcccttccctggcCTGGCGCAGGCCTGGGGTGCTACAAAATGCCCCTGAAATCTGCTCGTGGGCTGGGGTGCCGTCCCTGGACCCCCAGAGAGGGGCACCTACCCTCCCGGTGATCTCTGTCCGG from Aptenodytes patagonicus chromosome 26, bAptPat1.pri.cur, whole genome shotgun sequence carries:
- the CFAP126 gene encoding protein Flattop, encoding MAARYGAGQYEDAFNPRRLQNWSVPRPGRQRPLLRQGSTPIVANDRGHLLPTVPRSQVSPWGRFVGTWEMPPRIPPARLDLTSRSDAAAAQLIDWIHQPTALTHACNGLRTEITGRPQEPPSDAQTAKEPSRRSSRASSKGIQPAGASPGALLEEPPGPGAGVTATVPLSREPGCMEVQLKADTSPEPPPARQPCSQQVQDGGQTPRSHQPAVTDLRRGDAGSPKIPASIHPAPKGASPRQATPLQVSAPSRGGSAEAEPRGSRSPGLRASPCAGWGKAGPRGTATGMRAGQPSCAGL